Below is a genomic region from Gigantopelta aegis isolate Gae_Host chromosome 1, Gae_host_genome, whole genome shotgun sequence.
ACTTACCTTGTTGAAAAAGGAGCACaggtaaatatacaaaataaaagtggGAACACTCCTCTTCACTGTGCTGCAAAACACTGGTCACTGAGTATGGTAACTTACCTCGTTGAAAAAGGAGCACaggtaaatatacaaaataaaagtggGGACACTCCTCTTCACTATGCTGCAAAACTTATAACATTTCCTAAAAAACACTGGTCACTGGAAGTGGTAACTTACCTTGTTGAACAAGGAGCACaggtaaatatacaaaataaaagtggGGACACTCCTCTTCACTATGCTGCAAAACACCAGTCACTGGAAGTGGTAACTTACCTTGTTGAAAAAGGAGCACaggtaaatatacaaaataaaagtggGGACACTCCTCTTCACTATGCTGCAAAACACCTTGTCAACAAGGAAATGGTAACTTACACTCCTCTTCACTTGAAAACAAGGAGCACAGGTAAATATAGCACAAAATAAAAGTGGGGACACTCCTCTTCACTATGCTGCAAAACACCGGTCACTGGAAATGGTAACTTACCTTGTTGAAAAAGGAGCACaggtaaatatacaaaataaaagtggGGACACTCCTCTTCACTATGCTGCAGAACACCAGTCACTGGAAGTGGTAACTTACCTTGTTGAAAAAGGAGCACAGGTAAATATACAAACTAAAAGTGGGGACACTCCTCTTCACTATGCTGCAAAACTTATAATATTTCCTGAAAAACACCGGTCACTGGAAGTGGTAACTTACCTTGTTGAACAAGGAGCACaggtaaatatacaaaatgaaaGTGGGGACACTCCTCTTCACTCTGCTGCAAAACACCAGTCACTGGAAGTGGTAACTTACCTTGTTGAAAAAGGAGCACaggtaaatatacaaaatgaaaGTGGGGACACTCCTCTTCACTATGCTGCACAACATACGGGTTACTGGAAATTGGTAACTTACCTTGTTGAAAAAGGAGCACaggtaaatatacaaaataaaagtggGGACACTCCTCTTCACTATGCTGCAAAACACAAGTCACTGGAAGTGGTAACTTACCTTGTTGAAAAAGGAGCACaggtaaatatacaaaataaaagtggGGACACTCCTCTTCACCATGCTGCAGTTCTCTGTTCAATGAGAATATTAAATTACATGGTTGAAAATGGAGCGGTAGTTGATTgtgaaaacaataaaaagtGCACACCATTGATTTTAGCATGCGCGTGTACAAAGACTGATAATGTGATTTGTTTACTGGaaaaaggtgcagaccctaatCTTGGAAATATCACAGCAATGCACGCAGCGGCAGCATCTCACTCGACAGATGTCCTACAGGTTCTTCTTGACATAGGTTCAGATGTGAATATTCTTACTGAGTCTGGCAATAGTCCACTCCATATGCAGTGCGATGGGGTTTGAAAGAtgtaattaacaaatattttgttaaatagttataaaacatacattaatTATATGTTGTGTGATAACCTGTGTGACAAGTCAGATAAGCGAGATCTTCTAAAGAGTATAGATGGAGATGAAGATATAAGAAAGGTATATGGTTTCCATGCAGGAGACTGGTTACTTGACCACGGCTGCTGTATTGATGCTAGAAACCAGGCAGGACAAACAGCATTACATGTTTGTGTTCAGTGTGATGAGCTTAAAAACCTCAAGTTTCTGTTGAACAGAGGTGCTGATATGTCATGTGTAGACAATGAAGGTAACTCTGTGCTGCATTATGCTGTGGAGAGGTTTCAGGCTGAGGCTGTGGACACATTGTTAGAGTCGGGTGCTGTGGATAGTAAAAATAATGATGGAATCACTGCTTTTGATCTGGCTTTCAGTAAAATGAATCTTTATCTTGATGAAGACAATATGAGCAAATGTTGCGAGATAATTAATCTTTTGTCTGATCATTGAAAGTCAGTATGTAGAAGATTGAAGTTAACCTGTGTGACAAACAGAACTGTCCTTATCAACTCTTTCTGATGTGTATGTACAGGGGTAGCAACCGATAACTGGCATACTGCAGTGTGCCTGGGCATAATAGCAATCTAGCAGACATTTCCTATAgctggggcaggatttagctcagtcgattgagtgctcgcttaaggtgcttgcatcgcaggatcgaaccacttcagtggatccattaaactgattgggcttttttttttgttctaaccagtgcaccacacttGTACTAAGGCCAGGTatgtgcaccacaattggtcaaaaaaagatcccttgttgcattaggaaaaatgtagtgggtttcgtctGTTGACTACGTCAgaattcccaaatgtttgaaatccaatagctgatgattaattaatcaatgtgatctagtgatgtcgttaaacaaaacaaactttctgtaGCTGGaaattttattgtatgttttgacatggttaaacaaaacaaactttctgtaGCTGGAAATTTTCCAAACGTATAGCAGGCATTCCCGTGTATACTCtgcccaatctgattaaaattagctccactggttaattactattaccagtagagctaattttaatcagattgtactCTGccatgacaaaatgtttttagtacaTGGATTTAtattcataatgaaattataacaAAACCCAATTATGTGACATTGCATACAATGTATCTGTATACTGTTCTATGTTTTGTGATTATATAATGTAATCTGTAGAAAGTAAAGGTTTGgcgtttgggtgggggaggtatgtacatgtaaatagttGTGTAATATATGTGTAGCTAGTGCACTGTGATGgaggtatgtacatgtaaatagttGTGTAATATATGTGTAGCTAGTGCACTGTGATGgaggtatgtacatgtaaatagttGTGTAATATATGTGTAGCTA
It encodes:
- the LOC121372571 gene encoding myotrophin-like, with amino-acid sequence MLCDNLCDKSDKRDLLKSIDGDEDIRKVYGFHAGDWLLDHGCCIDARNQAGQTALHVCVQCDELKNLKFLLNRGADMSCVDNEGNSVLHYAVERFQAEAVDTLLESGAVDSKNNDGITAFDLAFSKMNLYLDEDNMSKCCEIINLLSDH
- the LOC121372501 gene encoding putative ankyrin repeat protein RF_0381, coding for MVTYLVEKGAQVNIQNKSGDTPLHYAAEHQSLEVVTYLVEKGAQVNIQTKSGDTPLHYAAKLIIFPEKHRSLEVVTYLVEQGAQVNIQNESGDTPLHSAAKHQSLEVVTYLVEKGAQVNIQNESGDTPLHYAAQHTGYWKLVTYLVEKGAQVNIQNKSGDTPLHYAAKHKSLEVVTYLVEKGAQVNIQNKSGDTPLHHAAVLCSMRILNYMVENGAVVDCENNKKCTPLILACACTKTDNVICLLEKGADPNLGNITAMHAAAASHSTDVLQVLLDIGSDVNILTESGNSPLHMQCDGV